Proteins from a genomic interval of Clostridium scatologenes:
- a CDS encoding chemotaxis protein CheW: protein MAEIIDETEELAEDTQKGRFLTFSVGKESYGIEIKYVKEIIGIQEITEVPELPDYVKGIINLRGKIIPVMDVRLRFKKEAKEYNDRTCIIVIDVEEISIGLIVDNVSEVLTIEEENIVPPPDLKTGFHNRYVKGIGKVGNEVKLLLDCEKVLNDDEMDAIKEVL from the coding sequence ATGGCAGAAATAATTGATGAAACAGAAGAATTGGCAGAAGATACTCAAAAAGGGAGATTTTTAACATTTTCAGTTGGAAAGGAAAGCTATGGCATAGAGATTAAGTATGTTAAGGAAATAATTGGCATACAGGAAATAACAGAAGTGCCAGAACTTCCTGACTATGTAAAAGGTATAATAAATCTTAGGGGAAAGATTATACCTGTCATGGATGTAAGGTTAAGGTTTAAAAAAGAAGCAAAAGAGTATAATGATAGGACATGCATAATAGTAATTGATGTTGAAGAAATTTCTATAGGATTGATAGTGGATAATGTTTCAGAAGTACTTACAATAGAAGAAGAAAATATTGTTCCACCACCAGATTTAAAAACAGGATTTCATAATCGATATGTAAAAGGAATAGGTAAAGTAGGCAATGAAGTTAAGCTTTTACTTGATTGTGAAAAAGTTTTAAATGATGATGAAATGGATGCTATTAAAGAAGTGTTATAA
- a CDS encoding methyl-accepting chemotaxis protein, whose translation MKWFYNMKISKKIIISITAIAVIGGLLIGSVGFLYINKINNLSKLIYKENIAPLTPIYKVEADFLKVRNSLRDMALSKSQDKSQYVNTINDLYKDLNNNLSEYDKYISSNEEDQNYKVLKSDVSKYGVLKDKIINLIQSNQLDSALALMNGDGSTITNELDASITKAFDLNNKQADDRNKMNLDNGSRAELLMFGIVLLAVVMSILIGLFVSKMISKPLNKILDAANNISSGNLNVDLNIDSKDEVGILVQAFKKIVQSLKNLITDSNMLAAAAVDGKLNTRVDANKHNGDYRKIVEDFNSTLDSVIEPLNEANAVLGKMSVNDFTVKMDINQKGEFVKFSNSINTVQRNLLNAEDIFIRISKGDISRLDEYKQIGRRSENDKLIPSAVAVMESIQELIDETVTLSNNAINGNLSSRANAGKFQGGYKELVEGFNKTLEAIAEPINDSMIVLEKFSLNDYTINMSKNYKGDFNIYANSINDLHKRLLVIQRAFNDTAKGDISQLEEMKRVGRRCENDQLLPALIEMMETNKNLFLEVQMLTNNAIEGKLDVRGDSTKFRGNNKTIVDQINKLIDELNAPLNEANKVLNKMSLNDLSVQMSGNYKGMLKEFSDAIENVHQRLSSIQALFIDISNGNTSSLEELRKLGRRSENDRLLPAIITMMETIQELISESSVLVDAAVNGNLSIRGNADKFKGGYREVIQGINKTMDAVVKPIEEASNIMQKMAEGDLTFKMNEDYKGEYAKMKDSLNFTISFFNDVLNEINNSATEVASGSRQVSDGSQALSQGATEQASSVEELTVSINEVAAQTKENAVNANQANELALKAKENAKQGNEHMGEMLKSMQEINESSSNISKIIKVIDEIAFQTNILALNAAVEAARAGQHGKGFAVVAEEVRNLAARSANAAKETTGLIEGSIIKVEAGTEIANATAKALNEIVEGVAKSANFVGEIASASNEQAAAIAQINKGVEQVSQVVQTNSATAEESAAASEELSSQSQILKEMVSKFRLNSTSSKNSAYEKNKYTNKGNYMDDVDYSYAEAAVTSNKPKIALSDSEFGKY comes from the coding sequence ATGAAATGGTTTTACAATATGAAAATTTCTAAAAAAATTATTATTTCAATTACTGCTATAGCAGTAATTGGTGGTTTACTTATTGGATCAGTAGGATTTTTATATATCAATAAAATTAATAATTTAAGTAAGTTAATATATAAAGAAAATATAGCACCATTAACTCCTATATATAAAGTAGAAGCAGATTTTTTAAAAGTGCGTAATAGTTTAAGAGATATGGCATTAAGTAAATCACAAGATAAATCTCAATATGTTAATACAATAAATGATTTATATAAAGATTTAAATAATAATTTAAGTGAATATGATAAATATATATCTTCCAATGAAGAAGATCAAAATTATAAAGTATTAAAATCTGATGTGAGTAAATATGGAGTATTAAAAGATAAGATTATTAATTTGATACAATCAAATCAATTGGATAGTGCTTTAGCGTTAATGAATGGTGATGGTAGTACTATAACAAATGAACTTGATGCTTCTATTACAAAAGCTTTTGATCTTAATAATAAGCAAGCTGATGATCGAAATAAGATGAATTTAGATAATGGAAGTAGAGCAGAGCTGTTAATGTTTGGAATTGTATTATTGGCAGTAGTTATGTCTATATTAATAGGTTTATTTGTTTCAAAGATGATTAGCAAGCCTTTAAATAAAATATTAGATGCAGCGAATAATATTTCTTCTGGAAATCTTAATGTTGATTTAAATATTGATAGCAAAGATGAAGTTGGAATCCTTGTACAAGCATTTAAAAAAATTGTACAATCTTTAAAAAATTTAATAACAGATTCCAATATGCTTGCAGCAGCAGCAGTAGATGGTAAACTTAATACAAGAGTAGATGCAAATAAACATAATGGAGATTACCGTAAAATAGTAGAAGACTTTAATAGTACTCTTGATTCGGTAATAGAACCATTGAATGAAGCAAATGCAGTTTTAGGTAAAATGTCTGTAAATGATTTTACTGTAAAAATGGATATAAATCAAAAAGGTGAATTTGTAAAATTCTCCAATTCCATTAATACTGTTCAAAGAAATCTGCTTAATGCTGAAGATATTTTTATTAGAATTTCAAAAGGTGATATAAGCAGATTGGATGAGTATAAGCAAATAGGTAGAAGATCTGAAAATGACAAGTTAATACCATCAGCTGTAGCTGTTATGGAGTCAATACAGGAATTAATAGACGAAACAGTTACTCTTTCTAATAACGCTATAAATGGAAACTTAAGCTCAAGAGCAAATGCTGGAAAATTCCAAGGTGGATACAAAGAGTTAGTAGAAGGTTTCAATAAAACTCTTGAGGCTATTGCAGAACCTATTAATGATTCAATGATAGTTTTAGAAAAGTTTTCTCTTAATGATTACACAATTAATATGTCTAAAAATTATAAAGGTGATTTTAATATTTATGCTAATTCTATTAATGATTTACACAAAAGGTTATTGGTAATACAGAGAGCTTTTAATGATACTGCAAAGGGAGATATTAGTCAATTAGAAGAAATGAAACGAGTGGGAAGAAGATGTGAAAATGATCAGTTGCTTCCAGCATTAATAGAGATGATGGAAACTAATAAAAATTTATTCCTTGAAGTTCAAATGTTAACTAATAATGCTATTGAAGGTAAGCTAGATGTTCGAGGAGATTCAACAAAATTCAGAGGAAATAATAAAACAATAGTGGATCAAATAAATAAACTTATAGATGAATTAAATGCTCCTTTAAATGAAGCTAATAAAGTTTTGAATAAGATGTCTTTAAATGACTTAAGTGTACAAATGAGTGGAAACTACAAAGGCATGCTTAAAGAATTTTCAGATGCTATAGAAAATGTACATCAAAGGCTTTCAAGTATTCAAGCTCTATTTATAGATATCTCTAATGGTAACACATCAAGTTTAGAAGAATTGCGTAAATTAGGAAGAAGATCTGAAAATGATAGATTGCTTCCTGCAATAATAACAATGATGGAAACAATACAGGAATTAATTAGTGAATCCAGTGTGCTTGTTGACGCAGCTGTAAATGGAAATTTAAGTATAAGAGGAAACGCAGATAAATTTAAAGGCGGCTATAGAGAAGTTATTCAAGGAATCAATAAAACTATGGATGCAGTAGTTAAACCAATAGAAGAAGCTTCAAATATAATGCAGAAAATGGCGGAAGGTGATTTGACATTTAAGATGAATGAAGACTATAAGGGTGAATATGCTAAAATGAAGGATTCCTTGAACTTTACAATTAGTTTCTTTAATGATGTATTAAATGAGATTAATAATTCAGCAACTGAGGTTGCTTCAGGATCGAGACAGGTATCTGATGGAAGCCAGGCACTATCTCAAGGAGCTACAGAGCAAGCAAGTTCTGTTGAAGAATTGACGGTATCTATTAATGAAGTAGCAGCACAAACAAAAGAAAATGCAGTTAATGCAAATCAGGCAAATGAATTAGCACTTAAAGCAAAGGAAAATGCAAAGCAGGGGAATGAGCATATGGGTGAAATGCTTAAATCTATGCAGGAAATTAACGAATCATCTTCAAATATTTCCAAGATTATCAAGGTAATAGATGAAATAGCTTTTCAAACCAATATACTTGCTTTAAATGCAGCAGTAGAAGCAGCAAGAGCAGGACAGCATGGCAAAGGCTTTGCAGTGGTAGCAGAAGAGGTTAGAAATTTGGCAGCAAGGAGTGCTAATGCAGCTAAAGAAACGACAGGACTTATAGAAGGGTCTATTATCAAGGTAGAAGCTGGTACAGAAATAGCTAATGCTACAGCTAAAGCTCTTAATGAAATTGTTGAAGGGGTAGCAAAATCAGCCAACTTTGTAGGGGAAATAGCATCGGCTTCTAATGAACAGGCAGCAGCCATTGCACAAATAAATAAGGGAGTTGAGCAAGTATCACAGGTAGTACAAACGAATTCTGCTACAGCAGAGGAAAGTGCAGCAGCTAGCGAGGAACTTTCAAGTCAATCACAGATATTAAAAGAAATGGTAAGTAAGTTTAGACTTAATAGTACTTCGTCTAAGAATTCAGCATATGAAAAAAATAAATATACAAATAAGGGAAATTACATGGATGATGTAGATTATTCATATGCGGAAGCAGCAGTAACCTCTAATAAGCCTAAAATAGCTCTTAGTGATAGTGAATTTGGTAAATATTAA